Proteins encoded in a region of the Misgurnus anguillicaudatus chromosome 9, ASM2758022v2, whole genome shotgun sequence genome:
- the cdk5rap2 gene encoding CDK5 regulatory subunit-associated protein 2 isoform X8, with protein sequence MHDPCRVCGGCLQGSRCRWLFSACGRLRLAVVLSHVLELQLHRDGRSEFLCGKCVFSLERVVHCDVAIGQLRDAHAAQLQRLQNERDGLKMHIANKYKQHNLPNLDGSVLRKSFRKKVKTGTNTELRYIHRSSVQTKQRQLVNKDICDSPGKSQGVDTSADDGREKFKGRLRRCVSLEPLSREVTDRSQRLQLNLFTRQSKDVHSGLPGTLSQEYLSIVHRRSTLMSQSTSLQSVTLDRSDHAPINASHRRNPLKTSLVVDVLQLLRIVQVVRPIPRCKVSKIPVLTPSHFTHGHAHGGVTWKWLVEKRLREMEDDFNDEYTPLKPELCVERQSELSTLEQKTRQLTEELKTAMSNSQRLKHTLEEIEKDNKALSDELQEKEGELAAEKKNSMKRDKTIQGLSLVLKEKEKEIEDLSRDLEERDQALAKAREAFHKAKLQKYQGAEDQQSLLLEQQAELSRLQTEARSSSLEVQRLQRVLGNRDSELSLLQQARGELEQELEQLQQQKKKGDKTINDLQNQLKKLNSALADRENALEQQRLEQQEQNRALEQKLHNTKERLTASLNHKDQQLQDYMKMVKDLEKNRNQEGGDAMVAKLRARLKEKEKALEEALDEKFAAVEEKENEIHHLKLSLREKERDVERLNNLLLHNEETINSFDAFIKERDLELQQLLNSLKNLQRCKDETEENLQRALREKDSIIQHLQQALDNKTKDLEELANTVLSQSESQGRDLAEQMSQRLKVSEVMMSEAVKDRERLVSENQTAVQNLLATISSKDQLLKETAERHTQALNDRAGELQDLRKQLADMQQQLRSAQRLSATATQEGHLEHAELRTMLSEKDAFINKLLERGQEKDRIILEMKSGEAPPPQVLELRQTIQVLQEKLSEREAELTRRNSEETLDQTAVSKKSAVVLKKELAQKTEALNAALKRENQLKISLAELQSTVSELEARLEGQTANIDSLTSTLNTKEEIIIELHQRFAQRGDSRLTLIREQATHPGVNEPSLSSLPQRESTLIGGDSQRKDLSSLSDLLAEQVELNRALRAEQNLYSSLIRAVKQHDNVERLQALQLELTAVSLLRQQLESGVQMNEKLRDELQTEIQRAKQTEGSNPSELASMRDALEEAQRWNASLQARLGQIQNRGGGVGQANDSMDTLSLIGEQTSYMSICLGEGPDDEFQHLSVEQLRLKILELQAVNAELQKKMELMEKGIVGNDPRDSQTEPDLINLSTPIKQTQEDQPPAPKAEPLNMKETLDEEHRSSESWGETNQTSQRDRVAVQPASKFLRDEPEKAELQSLLTDCGAESVSQLREQVAKLRTEATQLRGLLKEEHAAESKESAESSGESDSHGDLRQTVKMLRSEARSYRKVIRLLKEQLQQKSGSADGGAQFNPEINISVASGMERLQTEHEDSQRHPSSLEKQQQQGKESKQGEKKDAQEKGRKEGKSTKVSRSPKQHMARHAAYVKSRLPVPVRSSKSSGQSSEDLSEVLSDFVHPWRRGLRAAEESDYSSDSKTSLKSAQHEHLELDHAKDPSSATGMKPKVDVGQNTDQNLESELMLQLELLNQECQEKEELISHLQQQVQEWEELRVQLQEKDRLNREYLEALQAAETTIAYLTACSLDSECGLGQTGDVSLQQRCAELQKAVEEKDRVNTQLLECLTTAESTIESLHGVDTTSCQASRAPGQADPQVVCERLKDLIRRVKSSQQKEVGIQEPSGVPHGPGLGPNSVLQQQVDSLQESLLQQCRMNEELQEKLRTSEAVAKQLSETNNSALTSLEESDTQGPQNGKVPSWQHQRLMDCLSECISAAEGAVQSLADVCSSQNKSPNPELKQWLERLQRALLEKESLEDLASTKKHQQKTSTPIQQAQQDQDSLKPLQQQNLLKPVSSQQNLHKNLLMLLKIYTEGSQNINKLDEGVKCETGGGDAPENYLLERDAQIESLQKALKERQRACRKLEEKLATAQSVIAVQSSNKDKQSDQRKAPPGEQDDKGVQVDAQDLGYETSGRSEMEREEGSSTDVDGVLRLVPVLSPVAQDRFSPDTTTSSPSYPSSPGLSSPRPCNSSADLCDPNTDPALLRQHLQQLRAQVEGQHRIIQNLQQQLRKKSSSSELLSVTSEPIGGEEEEDRKRMKAQISQLSAELEKEKSLNRTSQPGSPSRIESLVQSQARELSELREQIRLSRGLGVEQRKQMLELRGALEELLQPSETRSAPGTQLREQLDRSLSLLTKLEQVSTGGPSMENQERAESEVTLRLSAELQEKERLVQALQNQLQNQVPTMHQFSDSEMSDRMSNDGTNSIHGSPPALRRQTTRTDKGLVHRGVSIEVGVSEGGEGSVRTVQLENRRLHEQLRSSDELNATLRSELDLTRSILKQTTDKSQEQQKTTDSKGISSDLLAEHLLEIRALRQRLEETIRTNERLREQLERKLLEAEKDSAATNIFIAGSEDQGHINSELHFLLAQNQTLKEQLNQGARDKQKENDRLRETLARRTAKLELSRKECETLKQERSQLQDNLYRLQCENNHQRQQLCDTQQLLQSVRLELQVHEHVKSSTQTHTGDASGSDCGSAVNLNELLAEIRQLRVQLERSIQTNTTLRQRLEQQLLNTSDQKSTININYLLTKKEVAVKSDVLHSHTDLSSPTNDGGSSMESAPSRLVPGHRIWADRRGRHVLGLMEDYNALRKQMSEAQRLTRDLDAQIHDCSRVLDQFQMKGFSSSVSTMQHVLEEASRLLKLFWRVSLPSGDATQTQQDELLKSEISHLKSRLSQQERMLIGAVKRLRSSNQLKEGMERVIIDQLSLTHGVLKRARGNLEDVPLNGQ encoded by the exons ATGCATGACCCATGCCGTGTTTGCGGTGGGTGCTTGCAGGGTAGTCGGTGCCGCTGGTTGTTCAGTGCTTGTGGGCGACTGAGGTTGGCCGTGGTCCTCTCGCACGTGTTGGAGTTACAGTTGCATCGGGATGGCCGCAGCGAGTTTCTCTGCGGGAAATGCGTGTTTTCGCTGGAGCGTGTGGTGCATTGCGATGTTGCCATCGGACAGCTGCGGGACGCACACGCTGCACAGCTGCAGAGGCTGCAGAATGAAAGAGATGGATTGAAAATGCACAttgcaaacaaatacaaacaacatAATCTTCCAAATCTAGATGGTAGCGTTTTGCGGAAATCTTTCAGAAAGAAAGTAAAAACTGGAACAAATACTGAACTGCGATACATCCACAGATCTTCAGTTCAAACAAAGCAGCGTCAGCTGGTGAATAAGGACATTTGCGATTCGCCAGGAAAAAGTCAGGGGGTGGATACGAGTGCAGATGATGGACGGGAGAAGTTCAAAGGTCgattaaggagatgtgtgagTCTTGAGCCACTAAGCAGGGAAGTAACAGATCGCTCTCAACGCTTGCAGTTAAATCTGTTTACACGCCAGAGCAAAGACGTGCATTCTGGTTTGCCGGGAACTCTTAGTCAAGAATACTTAAGCATAGTGCATAGGAGGAGTACACTGATGTCACAATCAACTTCCCTCCAATCAGTGACCCTGGACCGGTCTGACCACGCCCCCATCAACGCATCACACCGCAGAAACCCACTCAAAACCTCTTTGGTGGTTGATGTACTTCAACTCCTAAGGATTGTGCAAGTAGTGCGACCTATCCCACGATGCAAGGTTAGCAAGATTCCAGTACTGACACCTTCACACTTCACACATGGACACGCTCATGGGGGTGTGACTTGGAAATGGTTGGTGGAGAAAAGACTGAGGGAAATGGAGGATGATTTTAATGATGAGTACACACCTCTTAAACCAGAG TTGTGTGTAGAAAGACAGTCTGAATTGAGCACATTGGAGCAGAAGACCCGACAACTGACTGAAGAACTCAAAACTGCCATGAGCAACAGCCAACGACTTAAACACACACTAGAGGAAATAGAGAAAGACAACAAG GCTCTTTCTGATGAGCTGCAGGAGAAGGAGGGCGAGCTGGCAGCGGAGAAGAAGAACTCTATGAAGCGAGACAAAACCATCCAGGGACTCAGTCTGGTTCTCAAAGAGAAGGAGAAAGAG ATTGAAGATTTATCTCGTGATCTTGAGGAGAGGGATCAGGCTCTGGCTAAGGCGAGAGAGGCTTTTCATAAAGCCAAACTGCAAAAATATCAG GGAGCTGAAGATCAGCAGTCTTTGCTCTTGGAGCAGCAGGCTGAATTGTCCAGACTTCAGACTGAGGCTCGTTCATCATCGCTGGAGGTTCAGAGGCTGCAGCGTGTGCTGGGTAACAGAGATTCAGAGCTCTCTCTCCTCCAGCAGGCCAGAGGAGAACTGGAACAGGAACTAGAACaactacaacagcagaagaagAAAGGAGACAAAACGATTAAT GATCTGCAGAACcagttaaaaaaactaaacagtGCTCTGGCGGACAGAGAGAACGCTCTTGAACAACAGCGTCTAGAACAGCAGGAACAGAATCGAGCTTTAGAGCAAAAACTACACAACACTAAAGAACGTCTCACAGCCAGTCTGAATCATAAAGACCAGCAGCTGCAG GACTACATGAAGATGGTGAAAGATCTGGAGAAGAACAGAAATCAAGAGGGGGGTGATGCCATGGTGGCCAAACTCAGAGCCAGACTGAAGGAGAAAGAGAAGGCTCTGGAG GAAGCACTAGATGAAAAGTTTGCAGCTGTGGAGGAGAAAGAAAATGAGATTCATCACTTAAAGCTGAgcctgagagagaaagagagagatgtgGAACGTCTCAACAACCTGCTCTTACACAATGAGGAGACCATTAAT AGCTTTGATGCTTTCATAAAGGAGCGAGACCTTGAGCTGCAGCAGCTGTTGAACTCACTAAAAAATCTTCAGAGGTGTAAAGATGAGACCGAGGAGAACCTTCAGAGAGCTTTGAGAGAGAAAGACTCCATTATACAACACTTACAGCAAGCACTGGACAACAAGACTAAAGACCTGGAGGAGC TGGCCAATACAGTCCTGAGCCAGTCGGAGTCTCAGGGGCGAGACCTGGCAGAGCAGATGAGTCAGAGGTTAAAGGTCTCAGAGGTGATGATGTCTGAAGCAGTAAAGGACAGAGAGAGGCTGGTGTCTGAGAATCAGACCGCTGTTCAAAACCTACTGGCCACCATCAGCAGCAAAGATCAGCTACTTAAG GAGACTGCAGAGCGTCACACACAGGCTCTGAACGATCGTGCAGGTGAATTACAGGATCTGCGCAAACAGCTAGCCGACATGCAGCAGCAGCTGAGAAGCGCACAGAGATTGAGTGCTACGGCAACACAGGAGGGTCACCTGGAGCACGCTGAACTCCGTACCATGTTGTCAGAGAAAGACGCCTTCATCAAC AAGCTGTTAGAACGTGGACAGGAGAAAGATCGTATTATTTTGGAAATGAAGAGTGGTGAAGCTCCGCCCCCTCAGGTACTGGAGCTCAGACAGACCATTCAAGTGCTACAGGAGAAACTAAGTGAGAGAGAAGCTGA ACTGACCAGGCGAAACAGTGAGGAAACGCTGGATCAAACTGCAGTGAGTAAAAAATCAGCTGTAGTTTTGAAGAAAGAGCTCGCACAGAAAACCGAAGCTCTCAACGCAGCACTGAAGAGGGAGAACCAACTCAAG ATTTCTCTAGCAGAGCTTCAGTCCACGGTCTCAGAACTGGAGGCGAGATTAGAGGGACAGACAGCCAATATCGACAGTCTTACGTCCACACTCAACACTAAAGAGGAGATCATTATT GAACTGCACCAGCGTTTCGCTCAGAGAGGAGACAGCCGGCTGACTTTGATCCGGGAACAAGCTACCCATCCTGGTGTGAACGAACCCAGTCTCTCTTCTCTTCCTCAGAGAGAAAGTACTCTCATTGGAGGTGATAGCCAGCGCAAG GATCTATCATCTCTGTCCGATTTGCTGGCTGAGCAGGTGGAGTTAAACCGTGCACTGAGAGCCGAGCAGAATCTCTATTCCAGCCTGATCAGAGCTGTCAAACAGCATGACAA TGTCGAGAGGCTACAAGCGCTGCAGTTAGAGCTCACAGCCGTGTCGCTCCTCAGACAACAGCTGGAAAGTGGCGTTCAGATGAATGAGAAGCTGAGAGATGAGCTTCAGACAGAGATACAAAGAGCCAAGCAGACAGAAG GTTCGAACCCTTCTGAGTTAGCGAGCATGCGTGATGCTCTCGAGGAAGCTCAGCGCTGGAACGCCTCACTGCAGGCCCGACTGGGACAGATTCAGAACCGAGGAGGAGGGGTCGGGCAGGCCAACGATTCCA TGGACACACTGAGTTTGATTGGCGAGCAGACATCCTATATGAGTATATGTTTGGGCGAGGGGCCAGACGATGAGTTTCAGCACCTGAGTGTAGAACAACTGCGACTAAAG ATCTTGGAGCTGCAGGCAGTGAATGCTGAACTACAAAAGAAGATGGAGCTGATGGAGAAGGGCATTGTGGGTAATGATCCAAGAGACTCTCAGACAGAACCAGACCTTATCAATCTTTCAACTCCTATCAAG CAAACACAGGAAGACCAGCCACCTGCCCCTAAAGCTGAACCCCTAAACATGAAG GAGACATTGGATGAGGAACATCGTTCTTCGGAGTCTTGGGGTGAAACTAATCAGACATCACAGAGAGATCGAGTTGCCGTACAACCTGCATCCAAATTTCTCAGAGATGAACCCGAAAAAGCAGAACTCCAATCACTCCTCACGGATTGTGGGGCGGAGTCTGTCTCTCAACTAAG GGAGCAAGTGGCCAAACTCCGCACCGAAGCAACTCAACTTCGTGGACTTTTAAAGGAAGAACATGCCGCAGAGTCCAAAGAAAGCGCAGAGAGTTCTGGAGAAAGCGACAGCCACGGAGACCTACGGCAAACCGTCAAGATGCTTCGCTCGGAAGCCAGAAGTTACCGAAAGGTCATCCGACTGCTCAAAGAGCAGCTCCAGCAGAAATCAGGCTCTGCTGATGGAGGCGCTCAATTTAATCCAGAGATAAACATCAGTGTTGCCAGTGGTATGGAAAGACTGCAGACAGAACATGAAGATTCCCAGAGACACCCTAGCTCCctggaaaaacaacaacaacaagggAAAGAGAGCAAACAGGGTGAAAAGAAAGATGCGCAGGAGAAAGGAAGAAAAGAGGGTAAATCCACAAAAGTCAGCAGGAGCCCAAAACAGCACATGGCCAGACATGCA GCATATGTGAAATCTCGGCTACCGGTTCCTGTGAGGTCCAGTAAAAGCTCTGGACAGAGTTCTGAGGATCTAAGTGAGGTGTTATCGGACTTTGTTCACCCCTGGCGTCGAGGCCTAAGGGCAGCTGAAGAGTCAGACTACAGCTCAGACAGCAAGACATCCTTAAAGTCAGCTCAGCACGAACACTTGGAATTAGATCATGCTAAGGACCCAAGTTCAGCCACAGGAATGAAACCAAAGGTTGATGTTGGACAAAACACAGACCAGAATCTGGAATCTGAGCTCATGTTGCAGTTAGAATTGCTAAATCAGGAATGTCAGGAGAAGGAGGAGCTAATCTCCCACCTGCAGCAACAAGTCCAGGAATGGGAGGAGCTTCGGGTACAGCTACAAGAGAAAGACAGGCTCAACCGAGAATACCTGGAGGCCTTGCAAGCTGCAGAGACCACCATTGCGTACCTCACTGCATGTAGCTTGGACTCTGAGTGTGGTCTGGGTCAGACGGGAGATGTGTCATTGCAACAAAGGTGTGCAGAGCTTCAAAAGGCTGTTGAGGAGAAAGACAGAGTCAACACTCAACTGTTGGAGTGCTTGACTACAGCAGAGTCCACGATTGAATCACTACACGGTGTGGACACAACGAGTTGCCAGGCAAGCCGAGCACCTGGACAGGCAGATCCCCAGGTTGTTTGTGAGAGATTAAAAGACCTAATTAGACGGGTAAAAAGTTCTCAGCAGAAAGAGGTCGGTATCCAAGAACCGTCAGGTGTCCCCCATGGCCCAGGTCTAGGCCCTAACTCAGTTCTGCAGCAGCAGGTGGACTCACTGCAAGAGTCACTGTTGCAGCAGTGCAGGATGAATGAGGAGCTACAGGAGAAGCTCAGGACTTCAGAAGCAGTTGCAAAACAGTTGAGTGAAACAAACAACAGTGCCCTCACAAGTCTGGAGGAGAGTGACACTCAGGGGCCACAAAATGGAAAGGTCCCATCATGGCAACATCAACGGTTGATGGACTGTCTGTCTGAATGCATAAGTGCTGCTGAAGGTGCTGTCCAGTCTCTCGCAGATGTCTGCTCAAGCCAAAACAAGTCACCTAATCCAGAGTTAAAGCAATGGCTGGAAAGGCTACAGCGTGCTCTGCTGGAGAAAGAGTCTTTGGAGGATCTGGCTAGCACCAAGAAACACCAACAAAAGACCAGCACACCCATTCAGCAGGCACAACAGGACCAGGACAGCTTAAAACCATTACAGCAACAGAATTTACTGAAGCCTGTATCCTCACAACAGAATCTTCACAAGAACCTCTTGATGCTTCTTAAAATTTATACAGAAGGTTCTCAGAACATAAACAAACTAGACGAGGGGGTTAAATGTGAAACCGGAGGTGGAGATGCACCTGAAAATTACTTGTTGGAGAGAGACGCCCAGATCGAAAGTTTGCAGAAGGCCCTGAAGGAAAGACAAAGGGCATGCCGAAAGTTGGAGGAGAAACTGGCAACAGCTCAGTCCGTCATCGCTGTGCAAAGCTCAAACAAGGATAAACAATCCGATCAGCGCAAAG CGCCCCCTGGCGAACAGGATGATAAAGGGGTGCAGGTGGATGCGCAGGACCTCGGGTACGAAACGAGCGGAAGGAGTGAAATGGAAAGAGAGGAAGGAAGTAGCACAG ATGTGGACGGTGTTCTTCGATTGGTTCCCGTCCTGTCTCCTGTCGCTCAGGACAGATTTTCTCCTGACACTACAACATCCAGTCCATCATACCCGAGCTCTCCGGGCCTGAGCTCCCCTAGACCCTGCAACTCTAGTGCTGACCTCTGCGACCCTAACACAGATCCTGCCCTGCTCCGCCAGCACCTCCAACAGCTCCGAGCACAAGTCGAAGGTCAACACAGAATCATCCAGAACCTCCAGCAGCAGCTGCGGAAGAAGTCTTCGTCGTCTGAGCTCCTGAGCGTGACCTCTGAACCAATAGGAGGTGAGGAAGAAGAGGATAGAAAGCGGATGAAGGCTCAAATCTCACAACTAAGTGCTGAGCTGGAGAAAGAGAAAAGCCTGAACAGAACTAGCCAACCAGGATCTCCATCTAG GATCGAGTCTCTGGTCCAGTCTCAGGCCCGTGAGTTGAGTGAGCTGAGGGAACAGATCCGTTTGTCTCGTGGTTTGGGTGTTGAACAGCGTAAACAGATGCTGGAGCTCAGAGGAGCCCTTGAGGAATTACTTCAGCCCAGCGAGACTCGCTCTGCTCCGGGCACTCAACTCCGAGAGCAGCTGGACCGCAGCCTGAGCCTACTGACGAAACTAGAACAGG TTTCTACAGGAGGTCCTTCTATGGAAAATCAGGAACGGGCAGAGTCAGAGGTGACACTAAG ACTATCTGCTGAACTTCAGGAGAAAGAGAGACTTGTTCAGGCTTTGCAGAACCAACTGCAAAACCAAGTTCCCACAATGCACCAGTTCTCAGACTCTGAGATGAGTGACAGGATGTCCAATGATGGCACCAACTCTATCCACGGCAGCCCCCCTGCTCTTCGTAGACAAACAACTCGCACAGATA AGGGACTGGTACACAGAGGCGTGTCTATAGAAGTGGGCGTGTCTGAAGGTGGCGAGGGGAGCGTCCGCACGGTGCAGCTGGAAAACAGGCGTCTGCACGAGCAGCTAAGGAGCAGCGACGAACTGAATGCCACTCTCCGCAGTGAACTGGACCTCACACGCTCCATCCTAAAACAGACAACAGACAAATCACAGGAGCAACAGAAAACAACAGACAGCAAGGGCATCAGTTCAG ATCTGTTGGCAGAACATCTGCTGGAGATCCGAGCACTGCGTCAGCGTCTTGAAGAGACGATCAGAACCAATGAGAGACTACGAGAACAGTTAGAGAGAAAATTACTGGAGGCTGAGAAAGATTCAG CAGCCACCAACATCTTCATCGCCGGTTCTGAGGATCAAGGTCACATCAACAGTGAGCTTCACTTCCTGTTGGCCCAAAACCAAACACTCAAAGAACAGCTCAACCAGGGTGCAAGAG ataaaCAGAAGGAGAACGATCGTCTCCGAGAGACTCTGGCCAGACGAACAGCTAAACTGGAGCTCAGCAGAAAAGAATGCGAAACACTCAAACAAGAGCGAAGTCAACTACAAGACAACCTGTACAG atTGCAGTGTGAGAACAATCATCAGAGACAACAGCTGTGTGACACTCAGCAACTTCTGCAATCTGTGCGTCTGGAGCTACAAGTGCATGAACACGTGAAGAGTTCAACACAGACTCACACAG GAGATGCTTCTGGATCTGATTGTGGATCTGCAGTGAATCTGAACGAGCTCTTGGCTGAGATCAGACAGCTGCGTGTGCAGTTAGAGAGAAGCATCCAGACCAACACAACACTGAGACAGAGATTAGAACAACAACTACTGAACACATCCGACCAGAAATCAACCATTAACATTAACTACCTGCTGACAAAGAagg aagtaGCTGTTAAATCAGACGTTCTTCATTCACATACAGACCTCTCCAGTCCTACAAACG ACGGCGGCAGTTCAATGGAAAGTGCGCCATCTCGGCTGGTACCGGGTCATCGGATCTGGGCGGATCGACGTGGCCGCCATGTTCTTGGTCTGATGGAAGATTATAACGCCCTGCGCAAACAGATGAGTGAAGCCCAGAGACTGACCAGAGATCTGGACGCACAAATACACGACTGCAGCAGG GTTCTAGATCAGTTCCAGATGAAGGGGTTCTCCAGCAGTGTCAGCACTATGCAGCATGTTCTAGAAGAAGCGTCAAGACTTCTTAAACTGTTCTGGAGAGTCTCATTGCCCTCAGGAGACGCCACACAAACTCAACAG GATGAGCTGTTGAAGAGCGAGATCTCTCATCTGAAGAGTCGTTTGTCTCAGCAGGAGCGAATGCTCATTGGAGCTGTTAAACGCCTCAGATCCTCCAATCAGCTGAAGGAAGGCATGGAGCGTGTCATCATAGACCAGC TATCTCTGACTCACGGTGTGCTGAAGAGAGCCAGAGGAAACCTGGAG